GATGGCCGTAAGACCGGAGAACTCCGTTCAGTCAAGATCACCCCGGGCTTTATCCGCCATGCCCTGGGGTCAATATTGATAGAAGTTGGCGAAACCCGCGTCATCTGCACGGCCACGGTGGAAGAACAGGTCCCGTCTTTTCTCCGTGAGACCAAGCGCGGGTGGGTCACCGCCGAGTATGGGATGCTCCCGGCATCCGGCGACACGCGCATCCCGCGTGAATCGGTGCGTGGACGTATCGGTGGCCGCACCCACGAGATTCAGCGCTTGATCGGCCGGAGCCTGCGTGCGGCAACCGATCTCGATCTGCTTGGTTCGCGAACCATCTGGCTCGATTGCGATGTCATCCAAGCTGACGGGGGAACGCGAACGGCGTCGGTCACCGGCGCATACGTGGCCTTGGCCTTGGCGCTGCGGCGGCTCCGGGAGGCCGGGCAGATTAGCGGTGACCCACTTACCGGCTCCGTTGCCGCCGTGAGCGCCGGCGTGGTCGACGGCAAATGCCTGCTGGATTTGTCCTACGCGGAAGACTCTCACGCCGAAGTGGACATGAACTTCGTGATGACCGGGAAGGGGCGGTTCGTCGAGGTGCAGGGCACCGCCGAGTCCAAGCCCTTTACGAAGAGCCAGCTCGATCGCCTGTCGGAAATGGCGTGGGCCGGTGTCCAGCAGCTGACCGCGCTCCAGCAACAAGCACTGGCCGGGGGGTGATCGCGAGAGTTCCCGTGTCCCT
This window of the Candidatus Binatia bacterium genome carries:
- the rph gene encoding ribonuclease PH, encoding MRADGRKTGELRSVKITPGFIRHALGSILIEVGETRVICTATVEEQVPSFLRETKRGWVTAEYGMLPASGDTRIPRESVRGRIGGRTHEIQRLIGRSLRAATDLDLLGSRTIWLDCDVIQADGGTRTASVTGAYVALALALRRLREAGQISGDPLTGSVAAVSAGVVDGKCLLDLSYAEDSHAEVDMNFVMTGKGRFVEVQGTAESKPFTKSQLDRLSEMAWAGVQQLTALQQQALAGG